In Paenibacillus sp. G2S3, a single window of DNA contains:
- a CDS encoding MurR/RpiR family transcriptional regulator, whose amino-acid sequence MVVGSMISQIELVLNELPESEKKVAEYILANAKEVMHMTIHDLATKAEASSAAVVRFCRSLGIDGFPALKIRLSAEVENTPHVGYFDVESNETVHSIIDKMLSNTILTFQNTASQLDAQSIEQAVSLLQQAEVIYVYGIGASFIIAEDAAQKWLRLGKNVYAISDRHLLAAAMATKSENAVFWGISYSGETREVIQLIKRAKEQGIKTISLTRPGNNKLSQLADVSLFTSRAPEAQLRSAATSSRFAQLFVLDIVFSAYASAQHDFTVEQLAKTRKMIEILYD is encoded by the coding sequence TTGGTAGTAGGAAGTATGATTTCTCAAATTGAACTAGTACTAAATGAACTGCCAGAATCGGAAAAAAAAGTAGCCGAATACATTCTTGCAAATGCTAAAGAAGTGATGCATATGACCATACATGATTTAGCAACGAAAGCGGAGGCAAGCAGTGCGGCGGTTGTTCGTTTTTGCAGGTCGCTAGGAATAGATGGTTTCCCTGCACTGAAAATCCGTTTATCTGCGGAAGTAGAAAACACGCCGCATGTTGGCTATTTTGATGTTGAATCGAATGAAACGGTGCATTCTATCATCGATAAAATGTTGTCGAACACAATACTGACTTTTCAGAATACGGCCAGTCAACTGGACGCACAATCTATTGAGCAGGCAGTAAGCCTGTTACAACAGGCAGAAGTTATTTATGTTTATGGGATAGGAGCCTCTTTCATTATTGCAGAAGATGCAGCACAAAAATGGCTTCGGCTAGGCAAAAATGTATATGCGATTTCAGATCGTCATTTATTAGCCGCGGCGATGGCTACGAAATCAGAAAACGCCGTCTTCTGGGGTATTTCGTATAGCGGTGAAACGAGAGAGGTTATTCAATTAATAAAACGAGCTAAGGAACAGGGAATAAAAACAATTAGCCTCACTCGTCCTGGAAATAACAAGCTTTCTCAGCTTGCTGATGTTTCTTTATTTACATCACGTGCGCCGGAAGCACAGCTTCGTAGTGCGGCAACAAGCTCTAGATTTGCTCAATTATTTGTGCTCGATATTGTCTTTAGCGCATATGCTTCTGCTCAGCATGATTTTACTGTGGAGCAGCTAGCGAAGACAAGAAAAATGATTGAAATCTTGTATGATTAA
- a CDS encoding MupG family TIM beta-alpha barrel fold protein has translation MLGISIFVADRTLEENLNYMKEMKEAGCTEIFTSLHMPEDDIELLKEKLLEIANAAKQLKMELIADISGKTLEKFSSPFLLESGVTGLRMDFGFSASEIAAFSHKMKIALNASTLTPKFLATLKEHHICLENIEAWHNYYPRPETGLDKEAFIEKNKWLKSEGITTMAFIPGDGLKRKPLFESLPTLEKHRNQSSFLAYLELEKDCAVDKIFVGDLTISAWSRHQFQSYEEGIIPLRVTKELPYALWDIVHQNRLDAARDVVRSETARTDEARFVMTKNISPMHTTKRPKGTITVDNYLYGRYEHELQITLTDLPAHEGVNVIGHVIEEDIPLLDYVRKGGSRFSFATAT, from the coding sequence ATGCTGGGGATTTCAATTTTTGTAGCGGATCGGACGTTAGAAGAAAACCTGAATTATATGAAAGAAATGAAGGAAGCAGGTTGTACAGAAATATTCACATCTCTTCATATGCCAGAAGATGATATAGAACTACTGAAGGAGAAATTGCTGGAAATCGCAAACGCTGCCAAACAATTAAAAATGGAATTGATAGCAGATATTTCGGGGAAAACATTGGAAAAATTTTCTTCCCCCTTTTTATTAGAATCTGGAGTTACAGGTTTGCGGATGGATTTTGGATTTAGTGCCTCTGAAATTGCTGCCTTTTCACATAAAATGAAAATTGCCTTAAACGCTAGCACTTTAACGCCAAAGTTCTTAGCAACATTAAAAGAACATCATATCTGTCTGGAGAACATTGAAGCTTGGCATAATTATTATCCCCGCCCGGAAACAGGCCTTGATAAAGAAGCATTTATAGAGAAGAACAAATGGCTGAAGTCTGAAGGGATTACTACAATGGCCTTTATTCCTGGAGATGGGCTGAAGAGAAAACCATTATTTGAAAGCTTGCCTACATTAGAGAAGCATCGGAATCAATCTTCTTTTCTGGCATACTTGGAATTAGAGAAGGATTGTGCCGTGGACAAAATTTTCGTTGGAGATTTAACAATTTCAGCATGGTCTCGGCATCAATTTCAAAGCTATGAAGAAGGCATTATTCCTTTGCGGGTAACCAAAGAACTGCCTTATGCCTTATGGGATATTGTTCATCAAAACCGCCTTGACGCTGCTCGTGATGTGGTTCGCTCTGAAACTGCACGAACAGATGAAGCACGTTTTGTAATGACAAAAAATATCTCTCCTATGCATACGACCAAGCGACCTAAAGGAACGATTACGGTCGATAATTATTTGTATGGCCGCTATGAACATGAGTTACAGATCACATTAACGGATCTGCCGGCACATGAAGGCGTTAATGTGATTGGTCATGTAATAGAAGAAGACATTCCTTTATTGGACTACGTTAGAAAAGGGGGAAGCCGTTTTTCCTTTGCAACTGCTACTTAA
- a CDS encoding PTS transporter subunit EIIC, whose translation MSKYHDLAVKILGAIGGSSNVSEYTHCMTRLRVTVVDRSRIAEAELKKIDGVLGVVDDETYQIILGPGVVTKVAEEFGKVLEGSTSEGKSSASAEQLQAKGAEMKAQLKKKNDTPFKNFLRKIGNIFIPLIPAFVGAGLIAGIGSILANNITAGNLDATTWQQYVTILNVIKNAIFSYLVIYVGINAAKEFGATPALGGVIGGITLLTGVTAELPIHNIFTGAPLTPGQGGVIGVLIAVWILSIVERYLRKVIPDAVDIIVTPTIALLVVGLITIFFIMPFAGFISNNLIGAINWTIEVGGAFSGFVLGTAFLPLVMLGLHQVLTPIHIEMINSSGMTLLLPMLAMAGAGQVGASIALWIRCKKNKSLTNMIKGALPVGILGIGEPLIYGVTLPLGRPFITACIGGGIGGAVIGLFGNVGAIAIGPSGVALIPLIANGLWLKYVIGLLAAYAGGFIATYLFGTPKEAMAEQE comes from the coding sequence ATGAGTAAATATCATGATTTAGCGGTCAAAATATTAGGGGCTATTGGTGGCAGTTCAAATGTATCCGAATATACCCATTGCATGACTCGTCTTCGTGTAACTGTTGTTGATCGCAGTCGAATCGCTGAAGCGGAATTGAAGAAGATCGATGGGGTTCTAGGTGTAGTGGATGATGAAACGTATCAAATCATTCTCGGACCAGGGGTCGTGACCAAAGTAGCTGAAGAATTTGGAAAAGTGTTAGAAGGAAGTACCTCAGAGGGCAAAAGTTCTGCTTCGGCTGAACAATTACAAGCAAAAGGCGCTGAAATGAAAGCGCAATTAAAAAAGAAAAATGATACACCGTTCAAAAACTTTTTGCGAAAAATAGGAAATATTTTCATACCCCTAATTCCTGCATTCGTTGGAGCTGGTTTAATTGCGGGTATCGGCTCGATTCTAGCGAACAATATTACAGCAGGTAACTTAGACGCCACAACTTGGCAGCAATATGTAACGATATTAAATGTAATTAAAAATGCGATTTTTAGTTACTTAGTGATTTATGTCGGCATTAATGCAGCTAAAGAATTTGGAGCTACTCCTGCACTTGGTGGAGTGATCGGTGGGATAACGCTTTTAACAGGGGTTACAGCTGAACTGCCCATTCATAATATATTTACGGGCGCACCTTTAACACCAGGGCAAGGTGGGGTTATTGGTGTCCTAATCGCAGTATGGATTCTATCTATCGTTGAAAGATATTTGCGTAAAGTGATTCCGGATGCCGTTGATATTATCGTTACACCTACAATAGCCTTACTAGTCGTGGGGCTGATTACGATATTTTTCATCATGCCATTCGCTGGATTTATTTCTAATAACTTAATCGGAGCGATTAACTGGACGATAGAAGTTGGTGGTGCATTCTCTGGTTTTGTATTAGGGACAGCATTTTTACCACTTGTTATGTTAGGGCTGCATCAGGTATTGACGCCGATTCATATTGAGATGATCAATAGTTCAGGGATGACGCTATTACTTCCGATGCTTGCTATGGCTGGTGCGGGTCAAGTAGGGGCATCCATTGCCTTATGGATTCGTTGCAAGAAGAATAAATCATTAACAAACATGATTAAAGGTGCGCTTCCGGTTGGTATTCTGGGAATTGGCGAGCCATTGATTTATGGGGTTACTTTACCGTTAGGTCGTCCTTTCATTACAGCTTGTATTGGTGGAGGTATTGGTGGTGCGGTCATTGGATTATTTGGTAACGTTGGAGCGATCGCTATTGGGCCGTCTGGCGTCGCGTTAATTCCATTGATTGCGAATGGATTATGGTTGAAATATGTAATAGGGTTACTTGCAGCTTACGCTGGTGGATTTATAGCTACTTATTTATTCGGTACACCAAAAGAGGCTATGGCAGAACAGGAATAA
- the murQ gene encoding N-acetylmuramic acid 6-phosphate etherase: protein MLEHLTTETRNKKTMNLDELTPLELLEVMNEEDQKVAHAVKQEIPQIAKAVEVITTAIKQGGRLIYMGAGTSGRIGLLDAVECPPTFGTAPEEVVGLIAGGERAFIKAVEGAEDNEQLGVQDLQDIKLTAKDVVVGIAASGRTPYVIGGLEYANSIGTPTVAVSCNKDSAIGKVAKIAIEVVNGPEVLTGSTRLKAGSSQKLICNMLSTASMIGTGKVYGNLMVDVQLTNEKLVERAKRIVMDATDCDAETAEDYLKKADHKPKIAIVMLLAGLSKEEAVQRLEESQGFVRQAIK, encoded by the coding sequence ATGTTAGAACATTTGACAACCGAGACTCGCAATAAGAAGACAATGAACCTGGATGAATTAACACCTCTTGAACTTCTGGAAGTGATGAATGAAGAAGATCAGAAGGTTGCACATGCTGTTAAACAAGAAATTCCGCAAATTGCCAAAGCCGTAGAAGTAATTACAACGGCGATCAAACAAGGCGGACGCTTAATTTACATGGGAGCTGGAACGAGTGGACGTATCGGCTTGCTAGATGCTGTTGAATGTCCACCAACCTTTGGGACAGCACCTGAAGAGGTAGTTGGACTAATTGCTGGAGGAGAGAGAGCGTTTATTAAAGCGGTCGAAGGTGCAGAGGACAATGAACAATTAGGAGTGCAAGATTTACAAGATATAAAGCTAACAGCCAAAGATGTTGTTGTAGGAATTGCCGCTAGTGGACGCACACCTTATGTTATCGGTGGATTAGAATATGCCAATTCTATTGGAACGCCTACTGTAGCCGTGAGCTGCAACAAAGATTCAGCGATTGGTAAAGTTGCCAAGATTGCGATTGAAGTCGTGAACGGACCGGAAGTGTTAACTGGCTCAACACGTTTAAAAGCTGGGAGCTCTCAAAAATTAATTTGCAATATGCTTTCCACAGCTTCGATGATTGGCACGGGTAAAGTATATGGAAATTTAATGGTAGATGTACAGTTAACTAATGAAAAGCTTGTAGAACGTGCTAAACGTATTGTTATGGATGCGACAGATTGTGATGCTGAAACAGCAGAAGATTATTTGAAAAAGGCAGATCATAAACCGAAAATTGCAATTGTGATGCTTCTTGCCGGGCTTTCTAAAGAAGAAGCTGTACAACGTTTGGAGGAATCACAAGGGTTTGTACGTCAAGCGATAAAATAA
- a CDS encoding response regulator transcription factor — translation MASHKWVLIIDDEDDLARLMKAVLHKEGIADVVTAGTVAEGWDKFQEYNPELILLDIMLPDGEGYDLCRKIRETSNAPILFMSAKDEEINKLLGLAIGGDDYITKPFSPKEVAYRVKAQLRRAGFTEEKKAPKSLQAGPFELSANETELKKNGEPLVLTAKEVGLMSCFMHHPNQIISKETLFEQVWGEDFFGSDNTVMVHIRRLREKIEADPSKPAYILTVKGLGYKLHTKG, via the coding sequence ATGGCAAGTCATAAATGGGTATTAATCATAGACGATGAAGATGATTTAGCTCGTCTGATGAAGGCAGTTTTACATAAAGAAGGTATTGCAGACGTTGTCACTGCAGGGACAGTTGCAGAGGGCTGGGACAAGTTTCAGGAGTATAATCCTGAACTTATCTTGCTAGATATTATGCTACCAGATGGAGAAGGATATGACTTATGCAGAAAAATTCGGGAAACCTCAAATGCACCGATCTTGTTTATGTCTGCAAAGGATGAGGAAATTAATAAGCTGTTAGGACTGGCGATAGGTGGCGATGATTATATTACTAAACCATTCAGTCCAAAAGAAGTCGCTTATCGGGTAAAGGCACAATTGAGAAGGGCTGGCTTTACAGAGGAAAAAAAGGCTCCGAAAAGTTTGCAAGCTGGCCCCTTTGAGCTTAGTGCCAATGAGACAGAATTAAAAAAGAATGGCGAACCCCTTGTGCTTACCGCCAAAGAAGTCGGTTTAATGAGCTGTTTCATGCATCATCCGAATCAGATCATAAGCAAAGAAACCTTGTTTGAACAGGTATGGGGTGAAGATTTTTTTGGTTCCGATAATACAGTGATGGTACATATTCGGCGCTTACGCGAAAAAATTGAGGCAGACCCTTCAAAGCCCGCCTATATATTAACGGTTAAAGGGTTAGGTTATAAATTACATACCAAGGGGTGA
- a CDS encoding HAMP domain-containing sensor histidine kinase produces MKWKLTLRFLRSVMTIVVIVGIVNAILFLFLFFLQLKNNNFGTEEASAETFSRTFSQYVELQSGRPVVNEDGLKKLQEMSAWVQFLNDQGEQVAAFYTPEELQTKYSPIEIIQMYKYKELDASTTVFVSTAQNFSYFLGIQNPKIGRYVMTYDYAKIFKDVNVFLSIFIVVDVLIVIIIGFLFGKKLTAPLHTLIEGIQQLRERRFKKMPTPKGVYEEVFRNMNELSEKLDRHEEERKHLDQMREEWISNVSHDMKTPLASIQGYAEFINDSATDLTAQELQEYTAIIKSKSMYMKDLLDDLNLTMRLRNHQLSLQFEEVNIVQFLREMTIELLNDPTFGERQIEFEANELKAVHKVDKKLLKRAILNFIYNALVHNDENVVVKIRVETINPHTQITISDNGQGIPAKDLEQVFERYYRGTNTTSKHGTGLGMAIARDIIWAHEGKLDLTSVENTGTTITILL; encoded by the coding sequence TTGAAATGGAAATTGACACTCCGTTTTTTAAGATCGGTTATGACTATTGTTGTGATCGTTGGTATTGTAAATGCGATTTTATTTCTTTTTCTTTTCTTTTTACAGCTAAAAAACAATAATTTTGGCACTGAAGAAGCGTCTGCAGAAACCTTTAGCCGGACCTTTTCACAATATGTAGAACTACAATCCGGCAGACCTGTTGTCAACGAGGATGGCCTCAAAAAACTACAAGAAATGAGCGCCTGGGTACAATTCTTGAATGACCAAGGGGAGCAAGTAGCAGCCTTTTATACCCCTGAAGAATTGCAAACAAAGTATTCTCCTATTGAAATAATACAAATGTATAAATATAAAGAATTAGATGCAAGCACGACTGTTTTTGTCAGCACAGCACAAAATTTCAGCTACTTTTTAGGGATTCAAAATCCGAAAATAGGCCGCTATGTAATGACCTATGACTACGCTAAAATTTTTAAAGATGTTAATGTTTTTCTCTCCATTTTTATAGTCGTAGATGTGCTTATTGTAATCATCATCGGATTTTTATTTGGGAAAAAATTAACCGCGCCACTTCATACATTAATAGAGGGTATTCAACAGCTTAGGGAGCGACGTTTTAAGAAAATGCCTACTCCCAAAGGTGTTTATGAAGAAGTTTTCCGTAATATGAATGAACTATCTGAAAAGCTCGATCGACATGAAGAGGAACGTAAGCATCTTGACCAAATGCGTGAGGAATGGATTAGCAATGTTTCACATGACATGAAAACACCACTTGCTTCTATTCAAGGTTATGCAGAATTTATAAACGACAGTGCCACAGATTTAACAGCCCAAGAATTACAGGAATACACAGCAATTATCAAGAGTAAATCGATGTATATGAAAGATTTGTTAGATGACCTCAATTTAACAATGCGTTTGCGTAATCACCAGCTATCCCTGCAATTTGAAGAAGTAAATATCGTTCAGTTTCTACGAGAAATGACGATTGAACTTTTAAATGACCCGACCTTTGGTGAACGGCAGATAGAGTTTGAGGCAAATGAGCTTAAAGCAGTACATAAAGTAGATAAAAAATTACTAAAACGAGCGATCCTTAACTTTATCTACAACGCGCTGGTGCATAACGATGAAAATGTCGTGGTGAAGATTCGAGTGGAAACCATTAATCCGCATACTCAAATTACAATTTCTGATAATGGCCAGGGTATTCCGGCTAAAGATCTGGAACAGGTTTTCGAACGCTACTATCGGGGTACAAACACAACGAGCAAGCATGGAACTGGGTTAGGAATGGCCATCGCCAGAGATATTATTTGGGCTCATGAGGGGAAACTCGATTTGACGAGCGTTGAAAATACCGGTACCACCATTACTATACTTTTATAA
- a CDS encoding YxeA family protein, with product MKKILITMGILFVIGVVGVFAIVKIDFNRFNAENYYLQITEDGEPHEYKLSDGSVMTSYSYTLEATNAKGTTIPLEFNAQKNLRKGAYLKMYVKKGDQVSSYDEVKLEDIPLKALKN from the coding sequence ATGAAAAAAATTCTAATTACTATGGGTATTTTGTTTGTTATTGGAGTTGTAGGGGTCTTTGCTATAGTCAAGATTGATTTCAATCGCTTCAATGCCGAAAATTACTACTTACAAATCACAGAGGATGGGGAACCCCATGAATATAAACTGAGCGATGGTTCGGTCATGACCTCTTATTCTTATACACTAGAGGCTACAAATGCCAAAGGTACTACAATTCCACTGGAATTTAATGCACAAAAAAATCTTCGTAAAGGCGCCTACTTGAAAATGTATGTAAAAAAGGGTGATCAAGTCTCCTCATACGATGAAGTGAAATTAGAGGATATTCCGCTAAAGGCACTAAAAAACTAA
- a CDS encoding ABC transporter permease encodes MTLFSLARKNIARNFSQYFLYIASMVFSIVIYFTFVTLKYSDTIAEQTASSQKLGSLMSGAAVILIFFVFIFIAYSNSFFMKKRKKEVALYALLGVRNRQIGFMLFFENLLLGLFSLIVGIVLGFLCSKGFMTILIHLMGYDVVAPFTFSAAAAMNTAIVFLVIFLVTSFQGYRLIYQFKLIDLFHASKKGEVAPKPSMIVAVLGVLLIVLGYWLAMQDLFTSKVWEKIGFPLTVLIILTTVILGTFLLFHSVTGFVLAMIKKNERWLWKGLHVITISQLLYRIRGNARTLTVIAVLSATTVTAGGAVYGLYYNTNDSAKTINPNTFMYQSTDAEMDKQVSAVLSATKYDENIEALSITFHTKELNSSSAFDSSDKRGYTVIDEKTYNQLASLQHKEKLDVKDGYAVILDIGYDKRFSPIYTGKTITTGNGHPLTFQSFKTQTVLNVGTAGISVVVSDDQYKVLQNDGEVLHYRVLGVADASVDLSKKIANQLPEEALFSSGPQDYQTSLEGVGSLLFIGSFLGLVFLAATGSIIYFKVLTEAEEDKSQYNMLHKMGVSAKEMRKSIASQVFVIFVVPLVVGLLHSVVALKAFSSLLMIDLAKPVLLWMIAYTVIYGLYYFLTVASYNRIITLNNRTEG; translated from the coding sequence ATGACGTTATTTAGTCTAGCAAGAAAAAATATAGCCCGAAACTTTTCGCAATATTTTTTATACATTGCATCGATGGTGTTTAGTATCGTCATTTACTTTACATTTGTGACCTTAAAATATAGCGATACGATAGCAGAACAGACGGCTTCATCCCAAAAACTTGGTTCACTAATGAGTGGGGCGGCAGTTATTCTCATCTTTTTCGTGTTCATATTTATTGCTTATTCCAATTCATTTTTTATGAAAAAACGTAAAAAAGAAGTCGCATTGTATGCGTTGCTAGGGGTACGTAATCGTCAAATAGGCTTTATGCTCTTTTTCGAAAATTTATTGTTAGGATTATTCTCTTTAATAGTAGGGATTGTACTTGGGTTCCTATGTTCAAAAGGATTTATGACGATTTTAATTCATTTAATGGGTTATGACGTTGTAGCACCCTTTACATTTTCAGCGGCGGCAGCGATGAACACAGCTATCGTATTTCTAGTTATATTCTTAGTAACATCGTTTCAAGGCTATCGCTTGATCTATCAATTTAAGCTGATTGATTTATTTCATGCTTCCAAAAAGGGAGAAGTGGCGCCTAAACCATCTATGATAGTAGCTGTTCTTGGAGTGTTACTCATTGTCTTGGGCTATTGGCTTGCAATGCAGGACCTTTTCACTTCTAAGGTATGGGAAAAAATTGGATTCCCCTTGACTGTATTAATTATTTTAACAACGGTTATTTTGGGTACATTTTTATTGTTCCACAGTGTGACTGGCTTTGTGTTAGCAATGATTAAGAAAAATGAAAGGTGGCTTTGGAAAGGCCTTCATGTTATTACTATTTCGCAGCTGCTCTATCGTATTCGTGGGAACGCACGTACATTAACTGTGATTGCCGTGTTGAGTGCTACGACAGTAACTGCCGGTGGAGCGGTCTATGGCCTTTATTACAATACGAATGACTCGGCGAAAACGATTAATCCGAATACCTTTATGTATCAATCAACAGATGCAGAAATGGATAAACAAGTAAGTGCTGTACTGTCAGCTACAAAATACGATGAAAACATCGAAGCGCTCTCCATTACGTTTCATACGAAAGAATTAAACTCGTCATCAGCATTCGATAGCTCTGATAAAAGAGGATATACAGTTATCGATGAAAAAACATACAACCAATTAGCAAGTCTACAACATAAAGAAAAATTAGATGTAAAGGACGGCTACGCGGTTATTTTAGATATCGGATATGACAAAAGGTTCTCACCAATATATACAGGAAAAACTATAACAACAGGCAACGGCCATCCTCTCACATTCCAAAGCTTTAAAACGCAAACCGTTTTGAATGTAGGTACAGCAGGTATAAGCGTGGTAGTTTCAGATGACCAGTATAAAGTGTTGCAAAATGATGGGGAAGTGCTTCACTATCGTGTTCTTGGGGTAGCTGATGCTTCTGTGGATTTATCTAAAAAAATTGCAAACCAATTACCTGAAGAAGCGCTATTTTCAAGTGGTCCACAAGATTACCAAACAAGTTTGGAAGGTGTGGGTTCTCTACTGTTTATCGGAAGTTTCCTTGGTCTAGTATTTCTGGCTGCTACAGGCAGTATCATTTATTTTAAGGTTTTAACAGAGGCAGAAGAGGATAAATCACAGTACAATATGCTGCATAAAATGGGTGTCAGTGCAAAAGAAATGCGAAAATCAATTGCGTCACAGGTATTCGTTATCTTTGTTGTACCGCTTGTAGTAGGGTTATTGCATAGTGTAGTTGCTTTAAAAGCATTCTCTAGTCTACTGATGATAGATTTAGCAAAACCTGTGTTGCTCTGGATGATTGCTTATACCGTAATTTACGGGTTGTATTATTTCTTAACCGTAGCTTCTTACAATCGTATTATCACACTAAATAATAGAACAGAAGGATGA
- a CDS encoding ABC transporter ATP-binding protein, whose translation MEPLLKVENIKKVYGKSSAAYTALENVSFDIHEGEFVGIMGPSGAGKSTLLNLLATIDSPTEGKIYMKNKSIHDMKEAALSDFRREHLGFIFQDYNLLDSLTVKENILLPLAIAKIPAKKINHLVTQISKVFGIEDLLAKYPYQISGGQKQRTAAARALVTEPALILADEPTGALDSKSATDLLESLSTLNENNNSTIMMVTHDAFAASFCRRIIFIKDGSFSTEIFRRDQTRKAFFQEILDVHAAIGGEVDDVI comes from the coding sequence ATGGAACCATTATTAAAAGTAGAAAACATAAAAAAAGTGTACGGGAAGTCAAGTGCTGCTTACACAGCCTTAGAAAACGTGTCTTTTGACATTCATGAAGGTGAGTTTGTAGGGATTATGGGACCTTCGGGGGCTGGAAAATCAACCTTGCTAAATTTGTTAGCAACCATTGATTCTCCAACTGAAGGAAAGATTTATATGAAGAACAAGAGTATTCATGATATGAAGGAGGCAGCCTTGTCAGACTTCAGACGTGAACATCTCGGCTTCATCTTCCAAGATTACAATTTACTCGATTCCTTGACTGTAAAGGAGAACATATTGCTTCCTCTGGCGATTGCTAAAATTCCAGCGAAGAAAATCAATCACCTCGTGACTCAGATTTCTAAAGTATTTGGGATTGAAGATTTACTGGCAAAATATCCTTACCAAATCTCTGGTGGTCAAAAGCAAAGAACCGCTGCGGCTAGAGCGCTCGTGACAGAGCCTGCACTGATTTTGGCTGATGAACCAACAGGTGCGCTTGACTCTAAATCAGCAACAGATTTATTGGAAAGCTTAAGTACTTTAAATGAAAATAACAACTCGACCATTATGATGGTGACTCATGATGCCTTTGCCGCAAGCTTCTGCCGCCGGATCATTTTCATCAAGGATGGTTCATTTTCAACAGAAATATTTCGTCGTGATCAGACACGCAAAGCCTTCTTCCAAGAGATCTTAGATGTTCATGCGGCCATTGGGGGTGAGGTAGATGACGTTATTTAG
- a CDS encoding VanZ family protein, translated as MSAYTQPIFVAAIFFIVLAFALFIPWLIYTYRKYNYLPFSTTLISFSFIFYFLAALFLVLLPLPEIRDTCSLQKPGTQHYSLMPFQFIVSTLGNSGIVLSQPATYRLLFSQPSFYQAFFNFLLLLPFGVYLRYFFQDKKHWKKALAITFLLTLFYEITQVTGIYGIYNCPYRIFDVDDLLLNTTGGVLGFFIAPAVLALFPSKKNINEKAESLLALDEVRGMSVLLAVMIDLFISNIVVKVVLSMTNVNMVSEFIASTITLSVTLFIIPWIWNGSTIGTRIMRYRYDSKISRVETNKRLFKRFGAIYAMYFITVIANTLNNVELSMDSPFYKASIFLMLGAALTSIILTIVLFIHVILVVFGKQKRRFYFDEASDLYTTRKK; from the coding sequence ATGTCAGCATATACTCAACCAATCTTTGTGGCAGCGATCTTTTTTATTGTTTTAGCATTTGCCTTATTTATCCCATGGCTCATTTATACATATAGAAAGTATAACTATCTGCCGTTTTCCACCACGTTAATTTCATTTTCGTTTATTTTTTACTTTCTAGCAGCGTTATTTTTAGTCTTGTTGCCGTTGCCAGAGATACGCGATACTTGCTCACTACAAAAACCGGGCACACAACATTATTCACTTATGCCATTTCAATTTATAGTGAGCACTTTAGGGAATAGTGGTATCGTTTTATCACAGCCTGCAACTTATAGACTGTTATTTAGCCAACCCTCATTCTATCAAGCTTTTTTTAATTTCTTGCTATTATTACCTTTTGGTGTTTATTTGCGATACTTTTTTCAAGACAAGAAACACTGGAAAAAAGCGCTAGCAATCACGTTCTTATTAACATTATTTTATGAGATAACACAGGTAACAGGTATTTACGGGATTTATAATTGCCCTTATCGTATTTTTGATGTGGATGATTTATTGTTGAATACTACTGGCGGGGTACTGGGCTTCTTTATTGCTCCAGCCGTGTTGGCGTTATTCCCATCAAAAAAGAATATTAATGAGAAAGCAGAAAGTTTATTAGCTCTTGATGAGGTAAGAGGGATGTCTGTGCTGCTGGCTGTTATGATTGATCTATTTATCAGCAACATAGTAGTTAAAGTTGTGTTGAGTATGACCAACGTTAATATGGTGAGTGAATTTATTGCGAGCACAATTACACTTTCTGTAACCTTGTTTATTATTCCATGGATTTGGAATGGATCGACAATCGGTACGAGAATAATGCGTTATCGCTATGACAGTAAAATAAGTCGAGTGGAAACGAACAAGCGATTATTTAAACGCTTTGGTGCCATTTACGCGATGTACTTCATAACAGTCATTGCAAATACTTTGAATAACGTGGAACTATCAATGGATTCTCCATTTTATAAGGCATCTATATTCTTAATGTTAGGTGCTGCATTGACCTCTATCATTTTAACGATCGTGTTGTTCATTCATGTTATATTAGTCGTGTTTGGCAAACAAAAACGCCGCTTTTACTTTGATGAAGCTTCTGATTTATATACAACCAGAAAAAAATGA